The region aaccagagcattttatagagctgtcagaaaacaaaatctaaGGTAATGGGTCGGAACAAAATGCAGCACGCAGAACAGTCCTTCAGGACCACAGTTGTGCATCCCAGCCCTACGCTTCAGGGGAAAACCGATCCCACTGCTTCAACGGCAACGCCAGACTGCACTTTTCACGACGCAGTAGAGCTGCTGAGCAGCGCAGTCAATGCATCATTTGGTGTGTGCCTTTCGCAGTCAGAGTGCATGCACCAGACTGCCCAGAAACGACACACTTGAAACAGAGAGACGAGGAGATTCTGACCGAAACCCTCTCTCCCTGGGAAATGACAAAGGTTATTACACAACGCCCAGCCAACGGCCATTAGCATGGGCAGTATCGAGCTGCGTTATTACGCTGTAAACCAGAGGTTCAACGGACAGCAACCAGACAGACAAGAACTATTCAGTCGATCAGTCGCAAGACCTCCTTAGCAAAGGGGTTTGATGGATTTCCAGAGATGACCCTCTCGGCCTTAAGACGGCGAGCGATTCATACGCGAAGAAGCATTAATGTACCCAGGAGCACCATCACAACTTACCTTGTGTGCAGCCACAGCATCAAACGCTAATATGCTGCAACTTTTCCCCGCGACAAGACTTGAACGTATTGCAATTTAAAACTGTACAATGATGCTCCCTTGAGAACGCCACACCCACAGACATGCTGCTTAGCGATTGGCCGCTGCGCAGTGGGTTGGCCCGGAACCTCCTGGCCCAGAGCGGCCCCGCTTTCATCAACGACCCCCCAGTGACATCTGAATTCAGAGCATTAACCACTTtagtaatcatttttattacacaGTTTAAATCAACACACAAGCTCGACGAGCTTTCAGGTAATTAAATATACAGAAGTTTGTGTCTGTCTGGAACCCATATCCTTGTACCCTTAACCCAAAAGAGCAGGAGTCACTGGAGCGGTTAGCTTCTAATTCAACAAAAGCCAAATGCAACCTAATTACCAGAAGgtaggggagtgggggggcagggaagtGGGACGTACTTGTTAAATTAATACCTTGCTTCAATCACTGGTCAaaaatgtgtggattgtaactGTAACGAGAGAACTGGGTGGcgggggagtgggcggggtcttGGGTAATGACACTGCGAGaagaaaaatcaaaataaaagtccttcagaattcagaaatcaccagcagcacagagaaagacagtAGGTCCTACACGCGTCTCTCGTGTGTAAACCGgttatgagtttaaaaaaagaattccttAAAGAGGTTTTATACAAAATTCTGCCCGTGCACCCTAATCTGACCACCAGATATGCATgacagtgggaaagggggggaaggggggcacaGAACATAAAATTCCTTGAATACGGACTACTGAACCAAGTCTTAAAATGACGAGGAGTGATTTTTTAGGAGTCGGAAATGTGACAGCAGGGTAAACCCTAGAGGAGGGTGGATtctgtgagggggagagaaagcaggaagtgggggtggtggtggtggtggttgggggggggggtctatgcTTGCAGTTTGAAAATATGTACAACATGGCAGCCGGGCAGGGGCGGGAAACgagtgtggtgggggtggggcctggCTCAAAGAAAGCACTCCAATGGAAaccaacattttttctttttttttttttatcctctctTCTTTCAGAGTTCCCCTAAAGCCTTTAGACGTAGAGGCCGTTTCTCCATGCTTCTGCTCCTCCCACCCCGGACTACATGGCGTACTTTTGTGTCCATTCCCGAGCTATTTTGTTGTACCTGCAAAAGAGAGGAGGCAAAGAAACCCATTAGAACCCACAGTTACACATGAACAAAAAAGCGGGTGTGCAGGGACGAGGACTTCTAAAGAATATACTCTTTAATTTTTCACTCAGGCCTGAATGTTTCTGTAGACGTACGGGCCAGCTGTGACATGTTACCCAAGTACATTCAGTGTAACATGTGAAGACGTATTCACTTGCTGATCATAGCTACAGAGCTGGTGAGTGAGAAATATCCCTTTATTCCGCTTTAGAGCTAGAACTAGGCAACTCATTATACTCCTTTCCCACCGTAGAgcaggaaccaggctggctcattatactcctttcccactgtagagcaggaaccaggctggctcattatactcctttcccactgtagagctggaaccaggctggctcattatactcctttcccactgtagagctagaacccggctggctcattatacccctttcctaCCGTAGAgcaggaaccaggctggctcattatactcctttcccactgtagagcaggaaccaggctggctcattatactcctttcccactgtagagctagaacccggctggctcattatacccctttcccactgtagagctagaaccaggctggctcattatacccctttcccactgtagagcaggaaccaggctggctcattatacccctttcccactgtagagctggaaccaggatggttcattatacccctttcccactgtagagctagaacccggctggctcattataaccctttcccactgtagagcaggaaccaggatggctcattatacccctttcccactgtagagcaggaaccaggatggctcattatagccctttcccactgtagagcaggaaccaggatggctcattatagccctttcccactgtagagcaggaaccaggctggctcattatatccctttcccactgtagagctggaaccaggatGGCTCATTATAGTTCTTTCCGACTGTAGAGCTGGAaacaggctggctcattatagccctttcccactgtagatcAGGATGACAGCTTTGGCTGAAATACAGAAGCAAGCtcactgaactcagccagctcgAGCCCCAGCACGTGTGCCTGGTTCCAGCTCCACAGGGGGGAAATGACACAAAGTTGGTGCGGAAGGGTGACAGAGTGCCCCATCTCGGATCCATCAGACGCACAGCACGCTACACCGCAAAACTCACTTTTCCCTGTCTGTCTTGTAGATGCGGGCGATCTCAGGCACTAAGGGGTCGTCCGGGTTCGGGTCACATAGCAGCGAGCAGATGGACAGAAGAACTGgagaggagtgggggagagaaagagagaaagaaatggagagagagagagagagagagggagagagaccgaCCGGGTCAACACCCAGCCCCAACACATTGAGCTTTTTCCTGATGATCAGATTAGAGAACCCTGCACAGATCCTCTGATCGCAGTCACTCTGATTGGCCGGTGCAGAGAGGCCTTGCATTAGCCCATCGCTGTGATGTACAGACCGGTTTATCTGAGGAGTGGCTGCTCTCAGCAGATGCCCATGAGCGAGGGGATTAACTCCAGTCACGCTTACGTAAGGCCTTGTGAGCTGCCAGGCTGCGGTTTATCAATGCAGGCGATTTTCTAAATAGACGCCCAAAGACCCTAGACGGAAATGCTTTGATTAATGTCCAAGACTTCCAACTGCAAACACTACAGAAGTCCCCATTATCGCACTAGGTACTGTGTACTTGATGTGCTATGGCTATTAGTAGGTGCTTTAGCACGACTGAACTGGTAACGCTTGGTACGCTAATTTAAAATGAGGAGTGAGGGAGtcgagccaatcacagcgcaggGCCGTggacacccacacaaacagctgtGGCGGCTAGCTTTGGGAGGCCCTTGGTGATGACGTCACTCACGGTTCAACAGAGGGGGGATGGGGATACCCCCATGAATGAATGTACAGACAATGACTGGAATCGGTTTGAGTTTGAGTCTCTATTAGCTGCTGAGGtatggctttcatttttatgctgcAATTTCATTTACGTGGAACAAATCGGGACAGCGATTTGAGGGCAGGAAGCAGAGGTCTGCAACGGGATAGAAATGGGGCCAGAGACTGCCTGAGCCTGACGTCTTTACAGAACGACCCAAACCTGCCCGACAAGCCCTGACCACTCTTTAAACCTAAACCTGACAGAGCCTGATCGCTGCAATAAGCCAGcagcaccacacagcaccaTATAGAAAATAATGCAGGAAAGCTGCTAGTGCGGGTGCTTGCGAtcgtgaaggggggggggtgtaaataACACTTCCGCCAGTCGTGAACAGGGATGGCGCAAAGCAAAGCTCCTGGTTTTTGTAGTGAATGGTCATGCTCAActagcaaattaaaacagccaTATTTGAGCtgacatttattattttcaaacaaaattttCCCTCTTTCAAAGTGACAAAGTTTGTCGCTTGCACCTCTGCAACAAATGGCACAGGAGCAACATGTTCCAGTATGTTTGCAGAAAGTGTGTTTGTAAAATAGTGGagtagttttcattttaatgttcgtaataatccgaacaggctagttagctagctttaGTGCCGTTTTTATCTTCTGTCAAACGTTATGTCAATACATTTATCGCTCCTGTGCCGTCAAATACAGCAGTTTTTATTTGCTAGTTGAGAAtaacagcacattaaaaaaactaaactttgCCTCTGTTCACAACAGGCAAAAGTGTTGCTACACTACGATTTTAGACTTCCGGGTTGGCAGTGGGCCCGTACCCGACTGGACCCAACATCGCTGAGCTGAAAAGAGGCCAAACGCCCGGCCCGATCACAGCGTACCTTCGGGCCCGCCAGGTTCGGGTCCGGATGCACACCTCTAGCAGGAAGCATCAGATTAACATTATACACAGACCTGGAATAGGTAATAAACCTCAATTACTTCAGTGAACACCCAGCGGGCTAaaccaaaaagcaaaaagaacaaaaaacaaacaactcgATAAACACTCGATAAAGGCGTCTGTTAAGCAAATGAGAATAATGTCAACACCACgacaacataaataataaagtggTACACTCCTGAAACACGATAGCATATTAGCCGCAAAGCGTTAGCTAAATACCTTTGGAGATGGTTAGTGCTGGCGACCACTGCGACCTCAGGATGTCCAGACAGATGCTGCCGTTGCTGTTGATGTTTGGGTGGTAGATTCTTGTAGTGAATGCAACCTTCAAACAGAAGATTGTGAGGGGGGGTTAAAAGGGTAAaaagtgtgtggctgtgcactGCAAAGCCATCATTAAAGCCATGACACCTGGATGTCCCTGTCCGTGTTGTTACGTCCTAGGACgttattatcattgtttttttgtgttgacgtgtgtgtgtgcgtgtgtggggttttgtgtgtgtgtgtgtgtgtgtgtgagcctgtgtgttccATTTGGACTTGCTCCATCTCTTCCCCTCTAACTCTGTCAGGTGGATTCGtccttccatttttaaaatatgacgtTGGTCGGGATTGTAAGACCAAGCAGTGAACACAAATAAAAGTGCCTCATGATGGCCGGGGTCTCTCCTTCCTCCCGCCGCCAGACACCGGACTGTTGCCACTGTTGTGAATCACAGCGCTGACTGTACAGGACTGGTACTCTAACTTTAGATAAGGAAGCTCGTAGGGAGTGGGGTACCATTTCTTTAGCATGTGTAGTTTTTCTCCTGTCTTTAGTTGTAGAGGGAGCCAGGTTAGATACGTGTTGTTATTTTTGGGTTTTGGTTTCGTAGGTCATCTATTCCTTTGTTACTGGTAGTCGTGTTTTGCTTATTGTTTTGGTGTTGCCCTCCCCTGAAGACATGAactgctttctttttctgtttattaaataaaaatatagattGTTTGAGATGGCCTTGTTGGTCTGGTCAGTGCTGGGGACGGGAGGGAGGATTCACACCTATACCTTCTatgtttgggcccttaacctaGACTGGagacagtaacagtaacagtgtCATTATAgttctgttctttaaaaaaagaaaagcaaaaagcacACGTGCGTCTAGACTATAAAAAGCGACTCAGGAACACAGTCAAATTTCCAACAGAATTCCGACATTCAAGCAGATCTGCTCCTCGcccctttcctctccctgtGAGCACTGAGGCTCCGAATCCACACGCTGCAGGACTCTAGAACATTCCTCACAGTGCCCGACAGGCAAGGCGTGAGGCGGCTCACCTTTGGGGGCTTGAAGGGGTAGTCTGTGGGGAAGTGAATGGTCAAGAAGAACACGCCGCCCTGGTAGGGACTGtcattctgtcaaaaaaaatagaaaaaaaaaaatatataattaataaatgacGAGATTTCTACGCTATAGTACTACTTAGGACACCAATTTCATCTTTACACCTTTATAGAGCGTATACGTGACAGGACCGGACACGTTTGGGCTGGTCCAAATATTTACTGCCAAAACTCGGTCTCAAGCCAGGAATTTTATAGTTTAATAATTCATGTTTAAGCAACATTTATGAACACGCCTTTTCTTAAACATCAATTTGAATTTAGTGGCTTCTTAATTGAATGAGATGACTCGATATATTTTATGTCCTGCAGTGGATGAAATCGAGCAAGAAGCTCTCGTACTGGGAGAGCTAATTACTGTTTAATATCTGAAAGGAAAGGTGAAACACCCAGGCAGTTTGGATATTTACACTCAGGCCTTAacttgagaaggaaaaaaaaatccaaatccaaTTCTTTATTCCAGTTGAAAATGTTCACCAAAAACATTCAAGACAGGACTGAATCATTACTCACGAAGACGCAAGGCAATCTCTTAAGCCAAAAGCTTGGTTTCATTTGTTAGGCAGCAAATATTAGCTAGCTCAAccgttttgtgttgtttttgtggaACAGATATGCTCTTTAACAAGGATGTTTTCCTAATGTTCCTAGCCTGATAGCTAGCCAGCAGGCGAGGGGTAGAATGCTTTATGATGGTTACCATGCAACCGCATCCATGAGACTGCTTTTCCTGCCAGCAGCAGCTCGTCAGGAAGTGACAGATAACCCCCCTCCCGCACTCCCCGCGACCATGATCATgctttctctctgctttgtgACGTTAATGTCACATAACAGTAGCTTCAATGAATAAGGCAGTACCCCATGTGTGATTCTTATATTTGGGTCAGGTCAGACAACAAAGCACAGAATGCTTGCTGGGCTCAGGTCAGGTCAGGCAATATCAGGCTCGGTTCAGGCTCAGCAACAAATATTTGGGCCAAGCTGTATTCTAATTAAACCAGAGTAAGATTACTATGCCATCACAGTGAAGTTTCCCTGACATGGGACTCAGTAGTTCAATGCAGCTGAATACCCATTCTTGTTTGAATCCCCTCTAGGGAATAACTGTACTTCCAACCCTGCATCTTTGAATTTGCTTGGATAAGAGCAGCTGCTCAATGCCAGTCAAGTACTAAAGTAAATGTCACTGAGGttactatgacatcacaatgataCATTATGACATCAGCATACAACATCAGTTACTGATAAGCAATACCAATTCAACTTCATCCCCTTAGGGGGATATTAAATAAGCCTACATAGCACATAGACAGACATCAAGCATACACATGAAGATATGTTGAACAGAAAAAGGCAAGTTTGCCAAAGTGcgcatatataaatgtattcaacTGTTAGTTCTGACTGtgcattgtgattggctgatgcaTATTCCACGATTGCTGATAAACAGTAAGACATCGCTCGAACCTTATCACTGGCCCAGAATCAATCCACAATGCTTACGTTAAA is a window of Anguilla rostrata isolate EN2019 chromosome 9, ASM1855537v3, whole genome shotgun sequence DNA encoding:
- the LOC135263581 gene encoding ubiquitin-conjugating enzyme E2 D2, which encodes MALKRIHKELNDLARDPPAQCSAGPVGDDMFHWQATIMGPNDSPYQGGVFFLTIHFPTDYPFKPPKVAFTTRIYHPNINSNGSICLDILRSQWSPALTISKVLLSICSLLCDPNPDDPLVPEIARIYKTDREKYNKIAREWTQKYAM